In Dermacentor silvarum isolate Dsil-2018 chromosome 2, BIME_Dsil_1.4, whole genome shotgun sequence, the following proteins share a genomic window:
- the LOC119440554 gene encoding uncharacterized protein LOC119440554, which yields MENERSVLRQTASKAGRPDDCGEQRAVPKRGGRRYCCVVNCHEREGRNPDVRFYRFPGKPYEAERRERWIRAVRRMKGDDWEPNHNSRICSHHFLGNQKSDNPRNQNYNPSIFPQQQKQRVPCHKPELVSQPQLQRKRTRAPEFRGHRRPLKKRRACAFELQHTSTNNCGDYDQPTASPGSPTIEFDGKNQVERCEVGTMTSLEVHEVGTLMPFKDCGERRRVKRRHIGTMTFLQPGELPCRPYAFFCVSDGRNASTQTWCKYISVQSTQTHTPFATAPPPPPRGRSLVAVSNAAVGPDHKSVCFARAQSTASHGCSLVGVSNAMVRPDHKSVGFPGAQSAAASCDRPPVTVSNVAVGPDHKTVCFVGAQSMHQDDESMQSLCAVTATMFALLVSIIPSARTFHGISKADRLTLFLMKLKTGLTYGSLAALFGIHSTTVARCFHSVLNALFEKTCSWIEWKQSTDVLSKAPDYIKLHYPNCKIIIDCTEARVAQPAPVEIRDFYTCSKGTFSAKFLFGVAPNGALTFVRSAEERGSLLNEFTAAASPLDPTDVLPHKPSAKSANLSQSSEIPVTPPSSNGECSNSDRVAAVHSVYSVRMHVDRMIHRLKFFNILNLPLSSDLQDKMDRIVHVICILANLQGSILKSSDHIL from the exons ATGGAAAACGAGCGCTCTGTGCTTCGACAAACCGCGTCGAAAGCAGGGAGACCTGACGATTGCGGTGAGCAGCGCGCGGTCCCGAAGCGCGGTGGCCGCCGTTATTGTTGCGTCGTAAATTGTCATGAACGTGAGGGTCGTAATCCTGATGTGCGGTTCTATCGGTTCCCCGGAAAGCCGTACGAAGCGGAGCGACGGGAGCGCTGGATACGTGCTGTTCGACGCATGAA GGGTGATGACTGGGAGCCAAATCATAACTCACGCATTTGCAGTCACCATTTTCTTGGAAATCAAAAGTCGGACAACCCCAGGAACCAAAACTACAATCCATCAATCTTTCCACAGCAACAGAAGCAAAG GGTTCCCTGTCACAAGCCAGAACTTGTTTCACAGCCACAGTTGCAAAGGAAAAGGACACGCGCTCCTGAATTCCGAGGACACCGTAGGCC GTTGAAGAAAAGGAGGGCATGTGCCTTTGAGCTGCAGCATACCAGCACGAACAACTGCGGAGATTACGACCAG CCAACTGCTAGTCCAGGGTCTCCTACAATTGAATTTGATGGCAAAAATCAAGTGGAAAGATGTGAG GTTGGAACAATGACATCACTTGAAGTTCACGAG GTTGGCACCTTGATGCCATTCAAAGATTGTGGCGAGCGTCGTAGAGTGAAAAGACGGCAC ATTGGCACAATGACATTTTTGCAGCCGGGAGAGCTCCCTTGCCGGCCTTATGCATTCTTCTGTGTGTCAGATGGGAGAAATGCATCCACACAGACTTGGTGCAAATACATTTCAGTGCAATCTACTCAGACTCATACACCTTTTGCTAcagcaccaccaccgccaccacgtGGTCGCTCACTGGTGGCAGTTAGTAATGCAGCGGTTGGACCAGACCACAAGTCAGTGTGCTTTGCCAGAGCACAGTCAACAGCCTCACATGGTTGCTCACTGGTGGGGGTCAGTAATGCAATGGTGAGGCCAGACCACAAGTCAGTGGGTTTTCCTGGAGCACAGTCAGCAGCAGCATCCTGTGATCGCCCACCGGTGACTGTTAGTAATGTGGCGGTGGGACCAGACCACAAGACAGTCTGCTTCGTTGGAGCACAGTCTATGCATCAAGATGACGAATCTATGCAAAGCCTCTGTGCGGTGACTGCAACCATGTTCGCACTTCTGGTGAGCATCATTCCCAGTGCGAGAACTTTCCATGGCATCTCCAAAGCTGACCGTCTCACCCTTTTTCTGATGAAGTTGAAAACTGGACTCACATATGGTTCATTGGCAGCACTGTTTGGTATTCACAGCACAACAGTAGCAAGGTGTTTTCACAGTGTTCTGAATGCACTGTTTGAAAAAACATGTTCATGGATAGAATGGAAGCAAAGCACTGATGTGCTCTCTAAGGCACCAGACTACATTAAGTTGCACTATCCAAACTGCAAGATCATTATTGACTGCACAGAGGCTCGGGTGGCACAGCCTGCACCAGTAGAGATACGGGACTTTTACACCTGTTCTAAAGGAACATTTTCAGCGAAGTTTTTGTTTGGAGTTGCCCCAAATGGAGCCTTGACATTTGTGAGGAGTGCGGAGGAGAGAGGTAGTTTATTAAATGAGTTCACAGCTGCTGCCTCCCCACTGGATCCCACAGATGTTCTCCCTCACAAACCCTCTGCAAAATCTGCCAACTTGTCACAGTCAAGTGAAATTCCGGTCACGCCTCCATCATCAAATGGAGAATGCTCAAACTCTGACAGAGTAGCTGCAGTCCATTCAGTGTACAGTGTTCGTATGCACGTGGACCGAATGATTCACAGGCTTAAGTTTTTTAACATTCTGAACCTGCCACTTTCATCTGATCTTCAAGATAAAATGGATCGAATTGTGCATGTCATTTGCATTCTGGCAAACCTACAGGGTAGCATTTTAAAAAGCAGTGATCATATCCTCTGA